The genomic segment GCCCTCACCCACGTCCCACGGCTCGGCGATCAGCTTCACCTGGCTGACCACCGGGTCCTGCTGCACCAGGTCGAAGAACGACGACAGCCGGTCCACCTCGTGGAACTGCCGCGCGAGGGTCGCCGCGAGATCGAAGCGGAACCCGTCGACATGCATCTCGGTCACCCAGTACCGCAACGAGTCCATGATCAGTTGCAGGACGTGCGGCGACCGCATCAGCAGGGAGTTCCCGGTCCCGGTGGTGTCCGTGTAGTACCGCCGGTCGGCCGCCAGGCGGTAGTACGAGGCGTTGTCGAGCCCCCGGAAGGAGAGCGTCGGCCCAAGGTGGTTGCCCTCAGCCGTGTGGTTGTAGACCACGTCGAGGATCACCTCGATGCCCGCCTGGTGCAGTGCCCGGACCGCCTGCTTGAACTCCAGCACCTGTTCGCCGCGGTCGCCCCAGGAGGCGTACGCGTTGTGCGGGGCGAAGAACCCGATCGTGTTGTAACCCCAGTAGTTCGCCAGTCCCGCGTCCACCAGACGGTGGTCCTGGACGAACTGGTGGACCGGCATCAGCTCGATCGCCGTGACGCCCAGCTCCGTCAGATGCGCGATCACCTCCGGATGGGCCAGCCCCGCGTAGGTGCCCCGCAGCTCCTCCGGCAGCCCCGGATGGAGCATCGTCAGACCCTTCACATGGGCCTCGTAGATCACCGTCCGGTGGTAGTCCGTCCGGGGCCGCCGGTCGTCACCCCAGTCGAAGTACGGGTTGACCACCACCGACGACATGGCGTGCGGCGCCGAGTCGAGGTCGTTGCGCGCGTCGGGCCGCCCGAACGGATAGCCGTACATCGCCTCCCCCCACCGGATCTGCCCGGCGACCGCCCGCGCGTACGGGTCGAGCAGCAGTTTCGCCGAGTTGCAGCGCCGACCGCGCTGGGGCTCGTACGGTCCGTGCACCCGGAACCCGTAGCGCTGACCGGGCATCACCCCGGGCAGATACGCGTGGCGTACGAAGGCGTCGGTCTCCCTCAGCTCCACCGCCGTCTCGGAACCGTCGTCGTGCAGCAGGCACAACTCGATTCGGTGGGCGGCCTCCGAGAAGACCGCGAAATTGGTTCCGGCGCCGTCGTAGGTGGCGCCGAGGGGATATGTCTGTCCCGGCCAGACCTGCATAGATAGGACTCTTCCACTTCTGATCCGGGT from the Streptomyces sp. AM 4-1-1 genome contains:
- the glgX gene encoding glycogen debranching protein GlgX; protein product: MQVWPGQTYPLGATYDGAGTNFAVFSEAAHRIELCLLHDDGSETAVELRETDAFVRHAYLPGVMPGQRYGFRVHGPYEPQRGRRCNSAKLLLDPYARAVAGQIRWGEAMYGYPFGRPDARNDLDSAPHAMSSVVVNPYFDWGDDRRPRTDYHRTVIYEAHVKGLTMLHPGLPEELRGTYAGLAHPEVIAHLTELGVTAIELMPVHQFVQDHRLVDAGLANYWGYNTIGFFAPHNAYASWGDRGEQVLEFKQAVRALHQAGIEVILDVVYNHTAEGNHLGPTLSFRGLDNASYYRLAADRRYYTDTTGTGNSLLMRSPHVLQLIMDSLRYWVTEMHVDGFRFDLAATLARQFHEVDRLSSFFDLVQQDPVVSQVKLIAEPWDVGEGGYQVGNFPPLWTEWNGKYRDTVRDLWRGEPRTLAEFAGRLTGSSDLYQDDGRRPLASINFTTCHDGFTLHDLVSYNDKHNEANGEGNRDGESHNRSWNCGAEGETDEPEVLELRARQMRNFIATLMLSQGVPMLSHGDEFARTQRGNNNAYCQDNELSWVRWPAPAKRDEDGAEGDGDRTERDGDGDGTDGDGTGKGGAAGPDSAGMLEFTRFMVWLRRDHPVFRRRRFFHGRPVEGTHDELSDIAWFTPEGVEMTQRDWQAAHAKALTVFLNGHAISEPGPRGERISDDSFLLMFNASADTLEFAVPVHHGRQWRVVVDTARPEGIAPGSGPKVSAGDRLTLIGRSMAVLQRPA